A single Prevotella sp. E15-22 DNA region contains:
- a CDS encoding BlaI/MecI/CopY family transcriptional regulator produces the protein MKRLTTKEREIMELYWEHGPMFVKELLEYYDEPRPHFNTLSTTVRILEKKGFLGHKQYGTSYQYFPLVTEKEYGRSSLTGIIKDYFNDSYMSAVSAFVKEEKISVEELRELIDKIESQEAL, from the coding sequence ATGAAAAGACTAACCACGAAAGAACGGGAAATCATGGAGCTGTACTGGGAGCACGGCCCAATGTTCGTCAAGGAACTCCTCGAGTACTACGACGAGCCGCGACCCCACTTCAATACGCTTTCTACCACGGTCCGCATCCTTGAGAAGAAAGGATTCCTGGGTCATAAGCAGTATGGCACTTCCTATCAGTATTTCCCACTCGTCACGGAGAAAGAATACGGACGCAGCAGTCTGACGGGCATCATCAAAGACTATTTTAATGATTCCTATATGAGTGCCGTCTCGGCCTTCGTGAAGGAAGAAAAAATCTCCGTGGAAGAGTTGAGAGAACTGATTGATAAGATAGAAAGTCAAGAAGCGCTTTAG
- a CDS encoding DUF2851 family protein: MEELLHYVWKHKLLPLTELQTTDGRVIEILDPGLYNRNAGPDFFNAKVKIGGTLWVGNVEIHMKSSDWYRHGHDRDAHYNNVVLHVVALADMEAKTQDGNYLPQMVLQIPQPLKDNYEELLHNDQYPPCYRIIPDLTRLTVHSWMAALQTERLEQKTEAIQRRVDQCDGSWEDAYFVTLARNYGFGINGEAFEQWALNVPLRAVGKHRDDLFQIEAIFMGQAGLLQLESIPERYQADALNEGYFAKLRNEYLYLAHKFTLTPMSYEPWQFLRLRPQNFPHIRIAQLANLYYERKAGLSVLLECETLEQLRQLLQTHVTPYWETHFLFGAESPQSSKKTSISSANLLIINTAIPMLFAVGRHRQNEKYCDRAFDFLEQLKAEDNHIIRMWKACGLEVNTAGDSQALIQLKKQYCDKRDCLRCRIGYEYLRKGER, from the coding sequence ATGGAAGAACTGCTTCACTACGTCTGGAAACACAAGCTGCTGCCGCTGACAGAGCTGCAGACCACGGACGGACGTGTCATCGAGATACTGGACCCTGGATTGTATAATCGTAATGCAGGGCCTGACTTTTTTAATGCCAAGGTGAAAATTGGCGGCACCCTGTGGGTGGGCAACGTGGAGATTCATATGAAGTCGAGCGACTGGTATCGCCATGGGCACGACCGCGATGCGCACTATAACAATGTGGTGCTCCATGTGGTGGCGCTGGCCGACATGGAGGCCAAGACGCAGGACGGCAACTACCTGCCGCAGATGGTACTCCAGATTCCGCAGCCCTTGAAGGACAACTACGAAGAACTGCTGCACAACGACCAGTATCCGCCTTGCTATCGCATCATTCCTGACCTCACCCGACTAACGGTTCACTCCTGGATGGCTGCCCTCCAGACGGAGCGCCTGGAACAGAAGACGGAGGCCATCCAGAGGCGGGTTGACCAGTGCGACGGCTCGTGGGAGGATGCCTACTTTGTGACCTTGGCGCGCAACTATGGCTTTGGCATCAATGGTGAGGCCTTCGAGCAGTGGGCGCTCAACGTGCCGCTGCGTGCTGTGGGTAAGCATCGCGACGACCTGTTTCAGATAGAGGCCATCTTCATGGGACAGGCTGGACTGCTGCAGCTGGAGAGCATCCCTGAGCGTTACCAGGCGGATGCCCTGAACGAGGGCTACTTTGCCAAGTTGCGCAACGAGTACCTCTATCTGGCCCATAAGTTCACGCTTACCCCCATGAGTTACGAGCCGTGGCAGTTCCTGCGTTTGCGTCCGCAGAACTTCCCCCATATCCGTATTGCCCAACTGGCCAACCTCTATTACGAGCGCAAGGCAGGACTGAGTGTGCTGCTGGAGTGCGAAACGCTGGAGCAGTTGCGCCAGTTGCTCCAGACGCATGTCACGCCTTATTGGGAAACCCACTTCCTCTTTGGAGCCGAGAGTCCGCAGAGCAGTAAAAAAACTTCGATTTCATCGGCCAATCTTTTGATTATCAATACGGCCATCCCCATGCTCTTTGCCGTGGGTCGCCATCGTCAGAACGAGAAATACTGCGACCGTGCCTTCGACTTCCTCGAGCAGTTGAAGGCGGAGGACAACCATATCATCCGCATGTGGAAGGCTTGCGGTCTGGAGGTGAACACGGCTGGCGACTCGCAGGCCCTGATACAACTCAAAAAACAATACTGCGACAAGCGCGACTGCCTTCGCTGCCGCATTGGCTATGAATACCTGAGGAAAGGTGAAAGATGA
- the dprA gene encoding DNA-processing protein DprA, whose translation MNEQEVYYTIALTRMTGFNFQTALRLYRELGSGQAVYEHRLDMKDVLPECTDRLAESLKDWTVALARAAQEMEFITKHHVQPLLLGDEAYPQRLAECPDAPIIMYYMGTAPLNQRRVVNIVGTRQCTIYGQDLIRRFVRDLKQMCPEVLIVSGLAYGVDICAHHEALENGYETVGVLAHGLDVIYPSSHRDAAKLMVKHGGLLTEYMTETRADKLNFVRRNRIVAGICDATILVESAAKGGGLITAGIAMDYDRAVFAFPGPVGAPYSEGCNNLIRDNGASLITSADDFVKAMGWQMDAKLRQAQTEGIERSMFPELSDEEQKIARILDEFGDFQLNQLSVKSNIPIGQLTALLFQMEMKGVVRAMAGGSYHLLR comes from the coding sequence ATGAACGAGCAGGAAGTCTATTACACCATTGCCCTGACGCGCATGACGGGCTTCAACTTCCAGACGGCACTGCGCCTGTATAGGGAGTTGGGCAGTGGACAGGCTGTCTACGAGCATCGGCTGGACATGAAGGACGTACTGCCTGAATGCACCGACCGCCTGGCCGAGAGTCTGAAGGACTGGACGGTGGCACTGGCGCGTGCTGCCCAGGAGATGGAGTTCATCACCAAGCACCACGTACAGCCGCTGTTGCTGGGCGATGAGGCCTATCCGCAGCGCCTGGCCGAATGTCCCGATGCGCCCATCATCATGTATTATATGGGTACGGCTCCCCTGAACCAGCGGCGTGTGGTGAATATCGTGGGCACACGTCAGTGCACCATCTATGGTCAGGACCTCATCCGCCGCTTTGTCCGAGACCTCAAGCAGATGTGCCCAGAGGTGCTCATTGTCAGCGGACTGGCCTATGGCGTGGATATCTGCGCCCATCATGAAGCGTTGGAAAACGGCTACGAAACGGTGGGCGTCTTGGCGCATGGTCTGGATGTGATCTATCCCAGTAGTCATCGCGATGCGGCCAAGCTGATGGTGAAGCATGGTGGACTGCTCACGGAGTATATGACCGAGACGCGTGCCGACAAGTTGAACTTCGTAAGGCGCAACCGTATTGTGGCGGGCATATGCGATGCCACCATCCTGGTGGAGAGTGCTGCCAAGGGTGGGGGACTCATCACCGCTGGCATCGCGATGGACTACGACCGTGCGGTCTTTGCCTTCCCTGGTCCTGTGGGGGCACCCTATAGCGAGGGCTGCAACAACCTGATTCGCGACAATGGGGCTTCGCTCATCACCAGTGCCGACGATTTTGTCAAGGCCATGGGATGGCAGATGGATGCCAAACTGCGTCAGGCACAGACCGAGGGTATTGAGCGCTCGATGTTTCCAGAACTGAGTGACGAGGAACAAAAAATCGCCAGAATCCTCGATGAATTCGGCGATTTTCAACTCAACCAGTTGTCGGTGAAATCAAATATTCCTATTGGCCAACTCACGGCGCTGCTCTTCCAGATGGAGATGAAGGGCGTGGTGCGTGCAATGGCCGGCGGCAGTTATCATCTCTTGAGATAA
- a CDS encoding AAA family ATPase, with protein MNKNEKFVITINREAGSGGRTVGSKVAEKLGVPFYDKALVQALMEKYNLTVEEIESLKGRKHNWWSEFKRVVGIERSMADSVIDTPDMYNAADIFRREVEILKGIAESESCVIAGRSGFFVFEDHPNHLSILITAPLEQRIQRLMRKQGLTEEEARKAIKKVDTTRENYINKFTGTSRYDTRNYDLVINMAGKTEDQIANLILAYIE; from the coding sequence ATGAACAAGAACGAAAAATTTGTCATCACCATCAACCGTGAGGCTGGCTCTGGCGGACGCACCGTTGGCTCAAAGGTGGCCGAGAAACTGGGTGTTCCCTTCTACGACAAGGCACTCGTACAGGCTCTCATGGAGAAATATAACCTCACCGTAGAGGAGATTGAGAGTCTGAAAGGACGCAAGCACAACTGGTGGTCGGAGTTCAAGCGTGTGGTAGGCATCGAACGCTCGATGGCCGACTCCGTCATCGACACGCCCGATATGTATAATGCCGCCGACATCTTCCGACGGGAAGTGGAGATACTCAAGGGCATTGCCGAGTCGGAATCGTGCGTCATCGCGGGCCGCAGTGGCTTCTTTGTGTTCGAAGACCATCCCAACCACCTGAGCATCCTGATCACGGCACCCCTGGAGCAGCGCATCCAGCGCCTGATGAGGAAACAGGGACTCACCGAAGAGGAGGCCAGGAAGGCCATCAAGAAGGTGGACACCACGCGCGAGAACTATATCAACAAGTTTACAGGCACCTCGCGTTACGACACGCGCAACTACGACCTGGTGATCAACATGGCAGGCAAGACCGAAGACCAGATTGCCAACCTGATACTGGCGTATATAGAATAA
- a CDS encoding TonB-dependent receptor, giving the protein MTRLNSRHVMCLAVALALCGQAEAQKNEVHDSLSLHEVSIVGKSKARKMHEQAYAVSVVDLATKYQTASPLNKVLNTVTSVNIREDGGLGSNYSFSMNGFSGNQVKFFLDGIPMDNFGSSFNLATISANMADRIEVYKGVLPVSLASDALGGAVNIVSRTNANYLDATYSVGSFNTHRAAVNGVYTSKSGFTLRANAFANYSDNDYEVWAPIVNLQTNKQEGEEWVKRFNDGYQSYGVKMETGVVRRSWADYLLVGMIASADKRNVQTGATMDAVYGGVKNRSWSLIPSIRYKKNDLLVPGLSLSLYGTYSMVNTYNVDTLARRYNWRGQWMNSTSAGEAYLTDATIRERQWQANANMGYIISDHHSLTLNNVFSALRRKSSDAMYPDDEMNNVPQQLTKNITGLGYQIRYNRWNANVFAKMYRLYSSTNKLMDQFTENQRWEKLTDRKQRYGYGAAATYYMLPSLQAKVSFERAYRMPEAVEMFGDGLVQKANPDLKPESSNNLNAGLLFDHTLGDHRLQAEVNYIYRDTKDFILKGVSMSSNPTTSYDNLGKVQTRGVEASLGYAYKEVLHLNGNLTYQDIKDKMKYETSENTFVGDGISENITYGQRLPNIPYLFMNGHADYQFVDLGAKGNTLSLNYDVNYVHDYYLSFTGLGAKATKKVIPEQFSHNVSLGYSLCDGRYSIVAECQNLTDAKLYDNYRLQKPGRSFNVKFRLYLSK; this is encoded by the coding sequence ATGACAAGACTTAACTCAAGACATGTGATGTGCCTTGCTGTGGCACTGGCTCTTTGCGGTCAGGCAGAGGCACAGAAAAATGAGGTGCACGACTCGCTGAGTCTGCACGAGGTGAGCATCGTGGGCAAAAGTAAGGCTCGCAAGATGCACGAACAGGCTTATGCCGTATCGGTGGTCGATTTGGCTACCAAGTATCAAACCGCTTCCCCTTTAAATAAGGTGTTGAACACAGTGACCTCAGTGAATATTCGCGAGGACGGTGGACTGGGTTCCAACTACAGCTTCTCGATGAATGGCTTCTCGGGCAACCAGGTGAAGTTTTTCCTCGACGGCATTCCCATGGATAACTTTGGCTCGTCGTTCAACCTGGCCACCATCTCGGCCAACATGGCCGACCGCATCGAGGTATATAAGGGCGTGCTGCCCGTGAGTCTGGCCAGCGATGCACTGGGTGGTGCTGTGAACATCGTGTCGCGCACCAATGCCAACTATCTGGATGCCACCTATTCCGTTGGGTCGTTTAACACCCATCGCGCTGCTGTCAATGGTGTCTATACCTCGAAGAGCGGCTTTACCCTGCGTGCCAACGCCTTTGCCAACTACTCGGACAACGACTATGAGGTGTGGGCGCCCATCGTCAACCTGCAGACCAACAAGCAGGAGGGCGAAGAGTGGGTGAAGCGCTTCAACGACGGCTATCAGTCGTATGGCGTGAAGATGGAGACGGGTGTGGTGCGCCGTTCGTGGGCCGACTACCTACTTGTAGGTATGATTGCCTCGGCCGATAAGCGCAACGTGCAGACGGGTGCCACGATGGATGCCGTGTATGGTGGCGTGAAGAATCGCAGTTGGTCGCTTATCCCCAGCATCCGCTATAAGAAGAACGACCTCCTGGTGCCAGGTCTGTCGCTCTCGCTCTATGGCACTTACAGTATGGTGAACACCTATAACGTGGACACCCTGGCACGCCGCTATAACTGGCGTGGACAGTGGATGAACAGTACGTCGGCAGGCGAGGCCTATCTGACGGATGCCACCATTCGCGAGCGCCAGTGGCAAGCCAATGCCAACATGGGCTACATTATCAGCGACCACCATTCGCTCACCCTCAACAACGTATTCTCGGCCCTCCGTCGTAAGAGCAGCGACGCGATGTATCCTGACGACGAGATGAACAACGTGCCCCAGCAGTTGACGAAGAACATCACAGGCCTGGGCTATCAGATCCGCTACAATCGCTGGAACGCCAATGTGTTTGCTAAGATGTATCGCCTGTATAGCTCGACGAACAAGCTGATGGACCAGTTTACTGAGAACCAGCGCTGGGAGAAACTGACAGACCGCAAACAGCGTTATGGCTATGGTGCCGCCGCCACCTATTATATGTTACCCTCGTTGCAGGCCAAGGTGAGTTTTGAGCGCGCCTACCGCATGCCCGAGGCTGTCGAGATGTTTGGCGACGGACTGGTACAAAAAGCCAATCCCGACCTGAAGCCAGAGAGCAGTAACAACCTGAATGCTGGTCTCCTGTTCGACCACACCTTGGGCGACCATCGCCTGCAGGCCGAGGTGAACTATATCTATCGCGACACGAAGGATTTTATTCTCAAGGGTGTGAGCATGTCGAGCAACCCCACCACCAGCTACGACAACCTGGGTAAGGTGCAGACACGTGGCGTTGAGGCCTCGCTGGGCTATGCCTACAAGGAGGTGCTGCATCTTAACGGTAACCTGACCTATCAGGATATCAAGGACAAGATGAAGTACGAGACATCAGAAAATACGTTCGTGGGCGATGGCATCAGCGAGAATATCACCTACGGACAGCGCTTGCCCAACATCCCTTATCTTTTCATGAACGGTCATGCCGACTATCAGTTTGTTGACCTGGGCGCCAAGGGCAACACGCTGTCGTTGAACTACGACGTGAATTACGTTCACGACTACTACCTGTCGTTCACAGGCTTGGGCGCCAAGGCCACCAAGAAGGTGATCCCAGAGCAGTTCTCACACAATGTGTCGCTGGGCTATAGCCTCTGTGACGGTCGCTATAGCATTGTGGCCGAGTGTCAGAACCTGACCGACGCTAAGCTCTACGACAACTACCGCCTGCAGAAGCCTGGCCGTTCGTTCAACGTGAAGTTCCGCCTTTATTTAAGTAAGTAA
- a CDS encoding DUF4374 domain-containing protein: MKQIYSMMLLMMAAFSLTSCEDDLTAEQETPFAPYVLSLGVTSNGNTTYYVVSTDNLMEGTINAVGKGIEQNGYHDYQQGGRSIFCIGGLGLTSATAVVRGADGLLKEQGEFVFDDKLSGFCQVDQNTMVGLELPANKESGTQLTFYTVDTNSAAILSKNTQTAVAPIDQLDWPSLTGMMYSGGNLYVTYTPMNSMTFETAYTDTCFVAVYSYPTMQFQTLMKDTRMGPGGSWGAFNGLLKDEADNLYVMSNSALSNGYSQSTKHAGFLRIKKGATAFDADYFFDFEAATGGLKPAHVTYVGNGLVFAEVSTLNPQTTNDRWGDKSLKCCIIDLVNQTVTDVEGIPVHNGNGGRRFACLVENGYVYLPVSTADGVYIYRTDVATARAERGARVSTTFVGGFFALD, encoded by the coding sequence ATGAAACAGATATATAGCATGATGCTGCTGATGATGGCAGCCTTTTCACTCACCTCGTGCGAGGATGACCTCACCGCCGAGCAGGAGACACCCTTTGCACCTTATGTGCTGAGTCTGGGTGTGACCTCGAATGGCAATACCACCTATTATGTGGTGTCTACCGACAACCTGATGGAGGGCACCATCAATGCTGTGGGCAAGGGCATCGAGCAGAACGGCTATCACGACTATCAGCAGGGTGGCCGCAGCATCTTTTGCATTGGCGGACTGGGCCTGACCAGTGCTACGGCCGTGGTGCGTGGTGCCGATGGCCTGCTGAAGGAGCAGGGCGAGTTTGTGTTCGACGATAAGCTGAGTGGCTTCTGTCAGGTGGACCAGAACACGATGGTGGGTCTGGAACTGCCTGCCAACAAGGAGAGCGGCACACAGCTCACCTTCTATACCGTGGATACCAACAGCGCCGCTATCCTCAGTAAGAACACGCAGACGGCCGTTGCTCCCATCGACCAGTTGGACTGGCCTTCGCTGACGGGCATGATGTACAGCGGTGGCAACCTTTATGTAACCTATACGCCGATGAACAGCATGACATTCGAGACGGCCTATACCGATACGTGTTTTGTGGCTGTATATAGCTATCCCACCATGCAGTTTCAGACGCTGATGAAAGACACGCGTATGGGGCCTGGCGGCTCGTGGGGTGCCTTCAACGGACTGCTGAAAGACGAGGCCGACAACCTCTATGTGATGTCGAACTCGGCCCTTTCGAACGGCTATTCACAGAGTACCAAGCATGCTGGCTTCCTGCGCATCAAGAAGGGTGCGACGGCGTTCGATGCCGACTATTTCTTTGATTTTGAGGCTGCCACGGGTGGACTGAAGCCTGCGCACGTAACCTATGTGGGCAACGGACTGGTGTTTGCCGAGGTGAGTACGCTGAACCCTCAGACGACCAACGACCGCTGGGGTGACAAGAGTCTGAAGTGCTGCATCATCGACCTGGTGAACCAGACGGTGACGGATGTTGAGGGCATCCCCGTTCACAATGGCAATGGCGGTCGCCGCTTTGCCTGCCTGGTGGAGAACGGCTATGTCTATCTGCCTGTGTCAACGGCCGATGGTGTCTATATCTATCGCACCGATGTGGCTACAGCCCGTGCCGAGCGTGGTGCCCGTGTGTCAACGACCTTCGTGGGCGGCTTCTTCGCCCTCGATTAA
- a CDS encoding anaerobic C4-dicarboxylate transporter, translated as MLIMILQLLIVLGALWVGSRYGSLALGAISGIGLAILVLGFGLKPGTPPTEVIYIIIAAVTCAGIMQASGGMDWLIQVAEKLLRKHPDRITFLAPLSTFFLTVLVGTGHVVYTLMPIICDIALKKGIRPERPCGVASIASQVGITCSPIAAAVVAFVSISNTNGFDITIPQVLMVSIPSCLCGLMLAATASYKRGLDLDKDPVFQARLRIPEQREYIYGSSATTLDKVIPVEAKRAVYIFLAALCVIVLFAAVPSLLPSWDGKSLKMSIVIQIVMITAAALMIIFCNASPKKAVAGPVWQSGMVAVVAIYGIAWLADTYFSNYLGEMQTALTEIVKEYPWSIAFVFFLVSVLINSQGAVVVAMLPLAYSLGIEGPVLLGVLPSVYGYFFIPNYPSDIATVNFDRSGTTVIGKYLLNHSFMMPGLVCVTTSTIVAYLLSLLFF; from the coding sequence ATGCTGATAATGATCTTGCAGCTCCTCATTGTGCTGGGAGCATTATGGGTAGGATCACGATACGGATCACTTGCCCTTGGAGCCATCTCTGGCATCGGACTGGCCATACTTGTATTGGGGTTCGGACTGAAACCAGGCACCCCGCCTACGGAGGTCATCTATATTATCATCGCTGCTGTCACCTGTGCAGGCATCATGCAGGCCTCAGGTGGTATGGACTGGCTGATTCAGGTGGCCGAGAAACTGCTGCGCAAGCATCCAGACCGCATCACCTTTCTGGCTCCCCTGAGTACGTTCTTCCTCACCGTATTGGTGGGAACGGGTCATGTGGTCTACACGCTGATGCCCATCATCTGCGACATCGCCCTGAAGAAAGGCATCCGTCCTGAGCGCCCGTGTGGTGTGGCCAGCATTGCCTCGCAGGTGGGCATCACCTGTTCACCCATAGCCGCTGCCGTGGTGGCCTTTGTGAGCATCTCGAACACCAACGGCTTCGACATCACCATTCCCCAGGTGCTGATGGTGAGCATCCCTTCCTGCCTGTGTGGACTGATGCTGGCGGCCACAGCCTCGTACAAGCGTGGACTCGACCTTGACAAAGACCCCGTCTTTCAGGCACGACTCAGAATTCCTGAACAGCGCGAATATATCTATGGCAGCAGCGCCACTACCCTCGACAAGGTGATTCCCGTTGAGGCCAAGCGCGCCGTCTATATCTTCCTGGCAGCCCTCTGCGTCATCGTACTGTTTGCCGCTGTGCCCTCCTTGCTTCCGTCGTGGGACGGCAAGTCGCTGAAGATGAGCATCGTGATTCAGATTGTGATGATCACGGCGGCTGCCCTGATGATTATCTTCTGTAATGCATCGCCCAAGAAAGCCGTGGCAGGTCCTGTGTGGCAGTCGGGCATGGTGGCTGTGGTGGCCATCTATGGCATTGCATGGCTGGCCGACACCTATTTCTCGAACTATCTGGGCGAGATGCAGACGGCGCTGACGGAGATTGTGAAGGAATACCCATGGAGCATCGCCTTTGTGTTCTTCCTGGTCTCTGTGCTCATCAACTCGCAGGGAGCCGTTGTCGTGGCCATGCTGCCCCTGGCCTATTCCCTCGGCATCGAGGGCCCTGTACTCCTGGGCGTGCTGCCGTCGGTCTATGGCTACTTCTTCATCCCCAACTATCCATCGGATATTGCCACGGTCAACTTCGACCGCTCTGGCACCACAGTCATCGGCAAATACCTGCTGAACCACTCGTTTATGATGCCTGGACTGGTCTGCGTCACCACGTCGACCATCGTGGCCTATCTTCTTTCTCTCCTATTCTTTTAA
- a CDS encoding thioesterase family protein codes for MNYIFEARMEVRDYECDIEGIVNNAQYVHYCEHTRHLFLKECGLSFADMHAKGVDAVVARMQLQYKVPLRPDDEFISRLNLTKEGIKYVFHQDIYRASDEQLCFRGKIELVCLVNGRLSNSADYDAAFAKYIA; via the coding sequence ATGAATTATATCTTTGAAGCGCGCATGGAAGTGCGCGACTACGAGTGCGACATCGAAGGCATTGTGAACAATGCCCAGTATGTTCATTATTGTGAGCACACACGCCACCTTTTCTTGAAGGAGTGCGGCCTGTCATTTGCCGATATGCACGCCAAGGGCGTTGATGCCGTGGTGGCTCGCATGCAGTTGCAGTATAAGGTGCCCTTGCGCCCTGACGATGAGTTTATCTCGCGTCTGAACCTGACGAAGGAAGGCATCAAGTATGTGTTCCATCAGGACATCTATCGCGCCAGCGACGAGCAGCTCTGCTTCCGTGGCAAGATCGAGCTGGTGTGCCTGGTCAACGGCCGACTGTCGAACAGTGCTGACTACGATGCAGCGTTTGCAAAGTATATCGCATGA
- a CDS encoding M56 family metallopeptidase, with the protein MMEFLAYDLKVAVLVAVFYMFYRLLLSRETFHGVNRVVLLLTAVASFVLPLCVITLHKTVVLNLAEGDVAIGCLDAEVVDDAAMPFWQMAAIAIFFIGMIVTLGYTIMSVVRVWLLIQHSEQHQQTDGTVICVAPGDVSPFSWMKYIVLSRSDYEANDASILAHERGHIRRHHSLDLLLVDSLTALQWFNPAMWMLRQDLRAIHEYEADAAVLSQGINMCQYQYLLIQKAVSQCGYSVANGISHSTLKNRINMMLHKNSSRASLLKLLALTPIVGMTLALQAETVNDYVIEQPQNQTKVVKKGNQNAQVKVGTKKVEVKAVKPAAPVQNKAKKDAAVKNVVVKAKKDATVSNVVVKKKNPVADEKVAIGVIDDDKDDRVWNVVEQMPKFPGGDAGLMSFLKDNIKYPAEAEKAGKQGRVVVTFVVGKDGAVNNAKVVRSVDEKLDAEALRVVNAMPKWQPGKQRGQEVNVMYTIPVTFKLNKPAEKK; encoded by the coding sequence ATGATGGAGTTTTTGGCATACGACCTGAAGGTAGCTGTGTTGGTGGCAGTATTCTATATGTTCTACCGACTGTTACTGAGTCGCGAGACGTTCCATGGTGTCAACCGCGTGGTGTTGCTCCTCACGGCAGTGGCCTCGTTTGTGCTGCCGCTGTGTGTCATCACACTGCACAAAACGGTGGTACTCAACCTCGCTGAGGGTGATGTGGCCATCGGCTGTCTGGATGCCGAGGTGGTGGACGACGCTGCGATGCCGTTCTGGCAGATGGCCGCCATTGCTATCTTCTTCATCGGCATGATAGTCACACTGGGCTATACGATCATGAGCGTGGTGCGTGTGTGGCTGCTCATCCAGCATAGTGAGCAACATCAGCAGACAGATGGTACCGTGATCTGCGTGGCTCCTGGCGACGTGTCGCCATTCAGTTGGATGAAGTATATTGTACTCTCTCGTAGCGACTATGAGGCTAACGATGCCTCTATCCTCGCTCATGAACGGGGGCATATCCGTCGGCACCATTCGCTCGACCTGCTCCTCGTTGATTCGCTCACCGCTTTGCAGTGGTTCAACCCCGCCATGTGGATGCTGCGCCAGGACTTGCGCGCCATCCACGAGTACGAGGCCGATGCAGCGGTACTCTCTCAAGGCATCAATATGTGCCAATATCAGTATCTGTTAATCCAAAAAGCCGTCAGCCAGTGTGGGTACTCGGTGGCCAACGGTATTAGTCATAGTACCCTTAAAAACCGCATAAATATGATGCTACATAAGAATTCAAGTCGCGCCAGCTTGCTGAAGCTGCTGGCACTGACACCCATCGTGGGTATGACCCTGGCCCTGCAGGCCGAAACCGTGAACGACTACGTGATTGAACAGCCGCAGAACCAGACAAAGGTAGTGAAGAAGGGCAACCAGAATGCCCAGGTGAAGGTAGGTACGAAGAAGGTCGAGGTGAAGGCTGTCAAGCCTGCCGCCCCAGTTCAGAACAAGGCCAAGAAGGATGCTGCTGTCAAGAACGTCGTGGTGAAGGCCAAGAAGGATGCCACCGTTTCGAATGTTGTTGTTAAAAAGAAGAATCCTGTGGCAGACGAGAAAGTGGCCATTGGTGTTATCGACGATGACAAGGATGACCGAGTATGGAATGTTGTTGAGCAGATGCCAAAGTTCCCTGGTGGCGATGCGGGCTTGATGTCGTTCTTGAAAGACAATATCAAGTATCCAGCTGAGGCTGAGAAGGCTGGCAAGCAGGGACGCGTCGTTGTGACGTTCGTTGTCGGCAAGGATGGCGCTGTGAACAATGCCAAGGTGGTGAGAAGTGTTGACGAAAAGCTGGATGCTGAGGCTCTGCGTGTTGTCAACGCCATGCCGAAGTGGCAGCCTGGTAAGCAGAGAGGTCAGGAAGTTAATGTGATGTATACTATTCCCGTAACGTTCAAACTCAATAAACCAGCTGAGAAGAAATAA